One window of Mesorhizobium loti R88b genomic DNA carries:
- the dapB gene encoding 4-hydroxy-tetrahydrodipicolinate reductase: protein MAQPPIRIAIAGALGRMGRQMADAARADARLALVARFHRPGSVGEGLVDREDALAMADVVIDFTTPAASAELARFCASRGRPALVIGSTGFDTAELATIADAATTIPIVRSGSFSLGLNMLVGLVEQAARALDADDWDAEIFEAHHRHKIDAPSGTALMLGQAIAGGRAVGLDTVAKRVRDGVTGARPNGEIGFAVTRGGSIIGEHSVSFCAEGETVTLSHAAGDRIMFARGAIAAALWVAGRLPGEYDMHDVLGLDSRARHTA from the coding sequence ATGGCACAACCGCCGATCAGGATCGCCATCGCCGGGGCGTTGGGCCGCATGGGACGCCAGATGGCGGACGCCGCGCGGGCCGATGCGCGGCTGGCGCTCGTCGCCCGCTTTCATCGGCCAGGCAGTGTCGGCGAGGGGCTGGTCGATCGCGAGGACGCGCTTGCGATGGCTGATGTGGTCATCGATTTCACCACACCAGCGGCGTCGGCCGAGCTGGCAAGGTTTTGCGCGAGCCGAGGCCGTCCCGCTTTGGTGATTGGCTCGACCGGTTTCGATACCGCCGAGCTAGCCACCATCGCCGACGCCGCGACAACGATTCCCATCGTGCGCTCCGGCAGTTTTTCGCTTGGGCTCAACATGCTGGTTGGGCTCGTCGAACAAGCGGCGAGGGCGCTCGATGCCGACGACTGGGATGCCGAGATTTTCGAGGCGCATCATCGCCACAAGATCGATGCGCCGTCGGGCACCGCGCTGATGCTGGGGCAAGCCATTGCCGGCGGTCGCGCTGTCGGTCTTGATACTGTCGCCAAGCGTGTCCGCGACGGCGTTACCGGCGCCCGCCCCAACGGCGAAATTGGCTTTGCGGTGACGCGCGGCGGCAGCATCATCGGCGAGCACAGCGTCAGCTTCTGTGCCGAGGGCGAAACCGTCACCCTGTCGCATGCCGCCGGCGACCGGATCATGTTCGCGCGTGGCGCCATCGCCGCCGCGCTTTGGGTGGCGGGACGCCTGCCCGGCGAGTACGACATGCACGACGTGCTTGGGCTGGACAGCCGAGCCAGGCACACGGCGTAA
- a CDS encoding ABC transporter ATP-binding protein, whose amino-acid sequence MTPEKTTPAIELINVSRRFLSPSGKSLTALRDFTMTVERGEFVAVVGPTGCGKSTTLNLVTGLASPSAGEVRVMGAPVKGIDPRIGFVFQSDALFPWRTVIENVMAGPLFRGRAKSDATAAARDWLARVGLSRFEQHYPHQLSGGMRKRVALAQTFINGPEILLMDEPFSALDVQTRVLMHEELLRLWSQAKASVVFVTHDLEEAIALADKVYVLTAGPATVKSVYTIDLPRPRVVADIRYEQSFIDYSRTIWADLKEEVETSYARAAA is encoded by the coding sequence ATGACCCCTGAAAAGACCACGCCAGCGATTGAACTGATCAATGTCAGTCGGCGGTTCCTCTCGCCCAGCGGCAAATCGCTGACAGCGCTGCGCGATTTCACTATGACCGTCGAGCGCGGCGAATTCGTCGCCGTCGTCGGTCCAACCGGTTGCGGAAAATCCACCACCCTCAACCTCGTCACGGGACTGGCAAGCCCAAGTGCCGGCGAGGTTCGTGTCATGGGCGCGCCCGTCAAGGGAATAGACCCGCGCATCGGGTTTGTCTTTCAAAGCGATGCCTTGTTTCCCTGGCGAACTGTGATCGAGAATGTGATGGCCGGCCCGCTCTTTCGCGGCAGGGCCAAGTCGGATGCTACGGCTGCGGCACGCGACTGGCTGGCACGCGTCGGCTTGTCTCGTTTCGAGCAGCATTATCCACACCAGCTTTCCGGCGGCATGCGCAAGCGCGTGGCGTTGGCCCAGACCTTCATAAATGGCCCGGAAATCCTTCTCATGGACGAGCCGTTTTCGGCGCTCGACGTGCAGACGCGCGTGCTGATGCACGAGGAGTTGCTGCGCCTGTGGTCGCAGGCAAAAGCCTCCGTGGTCTTCGTCACGCATGACCTCGAAGAGGCGATCGCGCTTGCCGACAAGGTCTATGTCCTGACCGCCGGGCCGGCCACCGTGAAGTCGGTCTACACGATCGATCTGCCGCGCCCGCGCGTGGTCGCCGATATCCGCTATGAACAGAGCTTCATCGATTACTCGCGCACCATCTGGGCCGACCTCAAGGAAGAGGTCGAGACCAGCTATGCGCGCGCGGCAGCCTGA
- a CDS encoding ATP-dependent helicase, which translates to MNLAAPDSKFRDTTVAPAYLARLNDAQRQAVEHGDGKIAGPLLVIAGAGSGKTNTLAHRVAHLIVKGADPRRILLMTFSRRAASEMAKRVERIAGEVLGRDAAVITDALTWAGTFHGIGARLLRDYALEIGLDPAFTIHDREDSADLMNLVRHELGFSKTEARFPTKGTCLAIYSRAVNAQAPLGEVLGSAFPWCAGWAEQLKLLFAGYVEAKQAQNVLDYDDLLLYWAQMTAEPEIATHLGERFDHVLVDEYQDTNRLQSSILLALKPDGAGLTVVGDDAQSIYSFRAAEVRNILDFPKQFAQAADVVTLERNYRSTETILAAANAVIGEASERFTKNLWSDRKSTDRPRLVSVRDEVEQANFVCDTILAEREAGTALKSQAVLFRASHHSGPLEIELTRRNIPFVKFGGLKFVDASHVKDVLAVLRFAENPRDRVAGFRVLQLMPGIGPSAAAHIVEAMTTALDEAMGLAGWRPPQRAADDWPGFVSLYSGLRAGAKWPADLEQVRLWYEPHLERIHEDAITRRADLLQLEQIGSGYASRERFLTELTLDPPDATSDQAGPPHRDEDYLILSTIHSAKGQEWKNVFVLNTVDGCIPADLGVGTKEDIEEERRLLYVAMTRAKDNLNLVMPQRFFPHGQAARGDRHLYASRTRFIPASILAAFQQISWPSAQAAQGRAPRPEVRVDIGARMRGMWK; encoded by the coding sequence ATGAACCTTGCCGCCCCTGATTCGAAATTTCGGGATACGACCGTCGCGCCCGCCTATCTCGCCCGGTTGAATGATGCCCAGCGTCAGGCCGTCGAGCATGGCGACGGCAAGATCGCAGGTCCCTTGCTGGTCATTGCCGGCGCCGGCTCCGGGAAGACCAACACGCTGGCGCATCGCGTCGCCCATCTGATCGTCAAAGGGGCGGACCCGCGCCGCATCCTGCTGATGACCTTTTCGCGCCGCGCCGCATCCGAAATGGCAAAACGTGTCGAGCGCATCGCCGGTGAGGTGCTCGGCCGCGACGCCGCGGTGATCACCGACGCGCTGACCTGGGCCGGCACCTTCCATGGGATTGGCGCCCGGCTGTTGCGAGACTATGCGCTGGAGATCGGCCTCGATCCGGCCTTCACCATCCATGACCGCGAGGATTCCGCCGACCTGATGAATCTCGTGCGCCATGAACTCGGTTTCTCCAAGACAGAGGCGCGCTTTCCGACCAAGGGCACCTGCCTCGCGATCTATTCTCGCGCCGTCAACGCGCAGGCGCCGCTCGGCGAGGTGCTGGGCTCAGCTTTTCCCTGGTGCGCCGGCTGGGCGGAGCAGCTGAAGCTGCTTTTCGCCGGCTATGTCGAGGCCAAGCAGGCGCAGAACGTGCTCGATTACGACGATCTGCTGCTCTACTGGGCGCAGATGACGGCCGAGCCTGAGATCGCGACGCATCTTGGTGAGCGTTTCGACCATGTTCTGGTCGATGAATACCAGGACACCAACCGTTTGCAGTCCTCGATCCTGCTGGCGCTCAAACCCGACGGCGCCGGGCTGACGGTGGTTGGCGACGACGCGCAGTCGATCTATTCGTTCCGTGCCGCCGAGGTGCGCAACATTCTCGATTTCCCCAAGCAGTTCGCACAGGCCGCCGATGTGGTGACGTTGGAGCGCAATTACCGCTCGACCGAGACCATTCTGGCCGCCGCCAACGCGGTGATCGGCGAGGCCTCGGAACGCTTCACCAAGAACCTGTGGTCGGACCGCAAATCCACCGACCGGCCGAGACTGGTGAGTGTGCGCGACGAAGTCGAGCAAGCGAACTTCGTCTGCGACACGATCCTTGCCGAGCGCGAGGCTGGCACGGCACTGAAATCGCAAGCTGTGCTGTTTCGCGCCTCGCATCACAGCGGACCGCTGGAGATCGAGCTGACGCGGCGCAACATCCCCTTCGTCAAGTTCGGCGGGCTGAAATTCGTTGATGCTTCCCACGTCAAGGACGTGCTGGCGGTGCTGCGTTTTGCTGAAAACCCGCGCGACCGCGTCGCCGGTTTTCGCGTCCTGCAGCTGATGCCGGGCATCGGCCCGTCGGCCGCCGCGCACATCGTCGAAGCCATGACGACAGCGCTGGACGAGGCGATGGGGCTGGCCGGCTGGCGTCCGCCACAACGCGCGGCCGATGACTGGCCGGGTTTCGTCTCGCTCTATTCCGGCCTGCGGGCCGGTGCCAAATGGCCGGCCGATCTCGAACAGGTCAGGCTGTGGTACGAGCCGCATCTGGAACGCATCCACGAGGATGCGATCACGCGCCGGGCCGACCTGTTGCAGCTCGAGCAGATCGGCTCCGGTTATGCTTCGCGCGAGCGCTTCCTGACCGAACTGACGCTCGATCCACCGGACGCGACCAGCGACCAGGCCGGACCGCCGCATCGCGACGAGGACTATCTGATCCTGTCGACCATCCACTCGGCCAAGGGCCAGGAGTGGAAGAATGTCTTTGTCCTCAACACCGTCGATGGCTGCATCCCGGCTGATCTCGGCGTCGGCACCAAGGAGGACATCGAGGAGGAGCGCCGGCTGCTCTACGTGGCGATGACGCGGGCCAAGGACAATCTCAACCTGGTCATGCCGCAGCGCTTCTTTCCGCACGGCCAGGCGGCGCGCGGCGACCGCCACCTCTATGCCTCGCGCACCCGCTTCATACCGGCCTCGATCCTCGCTGCGTTCCAGCAGATATCGTGGCCAAGCGCGCAAGCAGCACAAGGCAGGGCGCCCCGGCCGGAGGTGCGCGTCGACATCGGTGCGCGCATGCGCGGCATGTGGAAATAG
- a CDS encoding ABC transporter permease: protein MTDAAIDIRAGAFKPGTSDAEIEAAAAKASQHRRRTVIFWRVAILVAFLGLWEIAARQAWIDPFFYAMPSAIAQRLYEWTTEGTSEGPLWYHLYVTMEESVIGFVTGSVAGIIVGVALGRNRMAADIFSIYIKVINSIPRVVLAPIFIMILGLGLASKVALAFVMVFFVVFHNAFQGVREADRAMIANARILGASDWQLTRSVIVPSAMSWIFASLHVSFGFAIIGAIVGEFVGARFGIGLLINIAKGSFDAAGMYAAIVIVMVVALAAEYLMTMVENRLAKWRPQPLHETQ from the coding sequence ATGACAGATGCCGCCATCGACATCAGAGCAGGGGCTTTCAAGCCTGGTACATCAGACGCGGAAATCGAAGCGGCCGCGGCAAAGGCATCGCAGCACCGTCGCCGCACCGTGATTTTCTGGCGGGTCGCGATTCTCGTCGCCTTTCTAGGCTTGTGGGAAATTGCCGCGCGTCAAGCCTGGATCGATCCGTTCTTCTACGCAATGCCGAGCGCGATCGCGCAGCGGCTCTATGAATGGACGACGGAAGGAACGTCCGAGGGGCCGCTCTGGTATCATCTCTATGTTACCATGGAGGAGTCGGTCATTGGCTTCGTAACCGGCTCGGTTGCCGGCATCATCGTCGGCGTCGCGCTCGGCCGCAACCGGATGGCTGCCGACATCTTCTCCATCTACATCAAGGTGATCAATTCCATTCCGCGTGTGGTTCTGGCACCGATCTTCATCATGATCCTCGGCCTTGGCCTCGCTTCGAAAGTGGCGCTTGCCTTCGTAATGGTTTTCTTCGTTGTCTTCCACAATGCCTTTCAGGGCGTGCGGGAAGCCGACAGGGCTATGATCGCCAATGCCCGTATTCTCGGTGCGTCCGACTGGCAATTGACCCGCTCGGTGATTGTCCCTTCGGCGATGAGCTGGATCTTCGCCAGCCTGCATGTCAGCTTCGGCTTTGCCATCATCGGCGCGATCGTTGGCGAGTTCGTCGGCGCGCGCTTCGGCATCGGCCTGCTGATCAACATCGCCAAGGGGTCCTTTGATGCCGCCGGCATGTACGCCGCGATCGTCATCGTCATGGTGGTGGCGCTCGCTGCCGAGTACCTGATGACGATGGTCGAGAACCGCCTGGCAAAATGGCGTCCCCAGCCATTGCATGAGACGCAGTGA
- a CDS encoding ABC transporter substrate-binding protein yields MALSAPSARADEKISIMVGGYEKQIYLPAKLTEALGYFKDEGLDVELLNEPAGVDAENEMLAGAVQGVVGFYDHCIDLQAKGKFVESIVQFSQAPGEVELVSTKHPEIKSPADFKGMSLGVTGLGSSTNFLTEYLAVKNGLKLGEFTSVPVGAGTTFIAAMQQDKIQAGMTTEPTITRLLKTGEATVLIDMRTMEGTKAALGGTYPAASLYMQTDWVEAHKDTVQKLANAFVKTQKFINTHSGAEIADKMPKDYYVGDKEGYVKALDAGKAMFTPDGIMPEGGPETVLTVLSAFKKELQGKQIDLSKTYTSEFVKNAK; encoded by the coding sequence ATGGCCTTGTCAGCGCCGTCAGCACGCGCCGACGAGAAGATCTCCATCATGGTCGGCGGCTACGAGAAACAGATTTATCTGCCAGCCAAGCTGACCGAGGCGCTCGGTTACTTCAAGGACGAGGGTCTCGATGTCGAGCTGCTGAATGAACCGGCCGGCGTCGATGCCGAAAACGAGATGCTCGCTGGCGCCGTACAGGGAGTCGTCGGCTTCTACGATCACTGCATCGATCTGCAGGCAAAAGGCAAATTCGTCGAATCCATCGTCCAGTTCAGCCAGGCGCCGGGCGAGGTCGAGCTGGTTTCGACGAAACACCCCGAGATCAAATCACCCGCCGACTTCAAGGGAATGAGTCTGGGCGTGACCGGTCTGGGCTCATCGACGAATTTTCTTACGGAGTATCTCGCCGTCAAGAACGGCCTGAAGCTCGGCGAATTTACCTCGGTTCCGGTTGGCGCCGGCACAACCTTCATCGCCGCCATGCAGCAGGACAAGATCCAGGCAGGCATGACGACCGAGCCGACGATCACCCGGCTGCTGAAAACCGGCGAAGCGACCGTTCTTATCGATATGCGCACAATGGAGGGCACCAAGGCTGCGCTTGGCGGCACTTACCCGGCCGCATCCCTCTATATGCAGACCGACTGGGTCGAAGCGCATAAGGACACAGTGCAGAAGCTGGCCAATGCCTTCGTCAAGACGCAGAAGTTCATCAACACGCATAGCGGCGCCGAGATCGCCGACAAGATGCCGAAGGACTATTATGTCGGCGACAAGGAAGGCTACGTGAAGGCCCTCGATGCCGGCAAGGCGATGTTCACCCCCGACGGGATAATGCCCGAAGGAGGCCCGGAGACGGTGCTGACGGTTCTTTCAGCCTTCAAGAAGGAACTGCAGGGCAAGCAGATCGACCTCTCCAAGACCTACACCTCGGAATTCGTCAAGAACGCCAAATAG
- a CDS encoding M20 aminoacylase family protein produces MAELDPETLKREMTAWRHDLHAHPEFGFEEKRTAAFVAAKLREFGLDDVSEGVGGTGVVGTLKRGSGNRAIALRADMDALRITEQSTAPYRSGNPGVMHACGHDGHTAMLLGAAKLLAGEGGFDGTVRFIFQPAEEWGRGALAMLDDGLMQRFPFDEIFGLHNMPGLAVGHFETRAGPVMSAEDNFEIVLRGIGGHAARPHSGNETLVAACALVTNLQTIVSRRLSPADIAVVSVTELITDGTRNALPGLARILGDARSFRPEVSAEIERQMRIIAEGIATAYNVSAEVSYTREFVPLRNDAELVDAAFVAAKNVFEPDNIAVAREPMTGSEDFARFLDHVPGCFVFLGNGEASAPLHNSSYDFNDDGLLFGANFHVAITRQRLAT; encoded by the coding sequence AGATGACCGCTTGGCGGCACGATCTGCACGCACATCCCGAATTCGGCTTTGAGGAGAAACGGACTGCTGCGTTCGTCGCCGCCAAGCTGCGCGAATTCGGCCTGGACGATGTCAGTGAGGGCGTCGGTGGCACCGGTGTCGTTGGCACGCTGAAGCGCGGCAGCGGTAACCGCGCGATTGCGCTGCGGGCTGACATGGATGCTTTGCGTATCACCGAGCAGTCGACCGCGCCCTATCGCTCCGGCAATCCCGGAGTGATGCATGCCTGCGGTCATGACGGCCACACCGCCATGCTGCTTGGCGCGGCCAAGCTGCTGGCCGGCGAGGGCGGTTTCGACGGCACCGTGCGCTTCATCTTCCAGCCGGCCGAGGAGTGGGGCAGGGGCGCGCTGGCCATGCTCGACGATGGCCTGATGCAGCGCTTCCCCTTCGACGAGATCTTTGGCCTGCACAATATGCCTGGCCTCGCCGTCGGCCATTTCGAGACCCGCGCCGGCCCGGTTATGTCAGCGGAGGACAATTTCGAGATCGTGCTCAGAGGGATCGGTGGCCATGCGGCGCGGCCGCATTCGGGAAACGAAACGCTGGTCGCCGCCTGCGCGCTGGTCACCAATCTGCAGACCATCGTTTCGCGCCGGCTGAGCCCGGCCGACATAGCGGTGGTTTCGGTGACCGAACTGATCACCGACGGCACCCGCAATGCACTGCCCGGTCTTGCCCGCATCCTTGGCGACGCGCGTAGTTTCCGCCCCGAAGTCAGCGCCGAGATCGAGCGCCAGATGCGCATCATCGCCGAGGGCATCGCTACAGCTTACAACGTCAGCGCCGAGGTCAGCTACACCAGAGAATTCGTGCCCTTGCGCAACGATGCCGAACTGGTCGACGCGGCCTTCGTCGCCGCCAAAAACGTCTTCGAGCCAGACAATATCGCGGTCGCCCGTGAGCCGATGACAGGGTCGGAGGATTTCGCCCGCTTCCTCGACCATGTGCCGGGCTGCTTCGTCTTCCTCGGCAATGGCGAAGCCTCGGCACCGCTCCACAATTCCAGCTACGACTTCAACGATGACGGGCTGTTGTTCGGTGCCAATTTTCATGTCGCCATCACCAGGCAAAGGCTCGCGACCTGA
- a CDS encoding sensor histidine kinase, which yields MRINSLRLQLLAWVVLPLAGLATINLWTSHRNALTTADLVTDRMLMGSARAIAERVAVADGVLDATIPPAALEMFDTGDHDSVYYHVKAAGGRLLTGYPDLPEAPKSSDTEASYRDHRLRLLTFSHAVVGAGKDSPITVTVGVSLAGHDAMVRRLWFGAFAQQLALVAIAGLFVLLGLHRGLAPLIRLRDAVRSPSRSDLDPVEVPGAQNEIRPLIDALNAYMERVRAQMAAQRRFIANAAHQLRTPLALLSTQASYALRETVPDARQEALMALQASSGKLARLAEQLLTLSRAEPGSRRPRTDRIDLTEAARHVLETQAPTAVARNIDLGLEEAGPVPVIGDGTMLREMIVNLVDNALRYSRSGGSVTVRLAAFGGEAVLTVADDGPGIRVDERDHVFERFYRIAGSTEEGSGLGLAIVREVVENAGGRVTLGDGAAGGLVVEVRLPLAGD from the coding sequence ATGAGGATCAACAGTCTTCGGCTGCAATTGCTGGCTTGGGTGGTGCTGCCGCTCGCCGGGCTCGCCACCATCAATCTGTGGACCAGCCACCGCAACGCGCTGACAACCGCGGATCTCGTCACCGACCGCATGCTGATGGGCTCGGCGCGGGCTATTGCTGAACGTGTCGCCGTGGCTGACGGCGTGCTCGACGCCACGATCCCACCTGCGGCGCTTGAGATGTTCGACACCGGCGACCACGACAGCGTCTACTACCATGTCAAGGCTGCTGGAGGGCGGTTGCTGACCGGCTATCCGGATTTGCCGGAGGCACCAAAGTCCTCCGACACAGAGGCAAGCTATCGCGACCATCGGCTGAGGCTGCTTACGTTCAGCCACGCGGTGGTCGGTGCCGGCAAGGATTCGCCGATCACCGTCACCGTTGGCGTCTCGCTTGCCGGACACGACGCCATGGTGCGGCGTCTGTGGTTTGGCGCCTTTGCCCAACAGCTGGCACTGGTGGCGATTGCAGGCTTGTTCGTTCTGCTGGGTCTGCATCGGGGCCTTGCACCCTTGATACGCTTGCGCGATGCGGTGCGCTCCCCAAGTCGCAGCGACCTTGACCCTGTCGAAGTACCCGGCGCACAGAACGAGATCCGCCCGCTGATCGACGCGCTGAACGCCTATATGGAGCGGGTGCGGGCGCAGATGGCGGCGCAGCGCCGCTTCATCGCCAATGCGGCGCACCAATTGCGCACCCCACTGGCACTGTTGTCGACGCAAGCGAGTTACGCGCTGCGTGAAACTGTCCCCGACGCGCGCCAGGAAGCGCTGATGGCGCTGCAGGCAAGCTCCGGCAAACTGGCGCGGTTGGCCGAACAGTTGCTCACCCTGTCCCGGGCGGAGCCGGGCAGCCGGCGGCCGCGCACCGACCGCATCGACCTGACTGAGGCCGCCCGCCACGTGCTGGAAACGCAGGCGCCGACGGCGGTCGCCCGCAACATCGATCTCGGCCTTGAGGAGGCCGGTCCGGTGCCGGTTATCGGCGACGGCACCATGCTGCGTGAGATGATCGTAAACCTTGTCGACAACGCGCTGCGCTACTCCCGGTCAGGCGGCAGCGTCACGGTGCGGCTGGCCGCCTTCGGTGGCGAAGCCGTGCTGACGGTCGCCGACGACGGGCCTGGCATTCGGGTGGACGAGCGAGACCACGTGTTCGAGCGCTTCTATCGCATCGCCGGCTCGACCGAGGAAGGCAGCGGGCTTGGCCTCGCCATCGTGCGCGAGGTTGTCGAAAATGCCGGCGGCCGCGTCACCCTCGGGGATGGCGCGGCCGGCGGTCTTGTGGTTGAAGTGCGGCTGCCGCTGGCGGGGGATTAG